Proteins encoded within one genomic window of Kibdelosporangium phytohabitans:
- a CDS encoding peptidylprolyl isomerase has translation MSKVKLHTSHGPIVLELDAAKAPESVANFLQYVNSGHYDGTIFHRVIKTFMIQGGGFEPGLRQKPTGTPIKNEAQNGLKNDHYTVAMARTSDPHSATAQFFINTSTNDFLNHTAPAGQGWGYAVFGKVVEGTETVDAIAAVQTGNASGHQDVPTQDVVIEKAEVVD, from the coding sequence ATGAGCAAAGTCAAGCTGCACACGTCGCACGGCCCGATCGTCCTCGAGCTCGACGCGGCCAAGGCCCCCGAGAGCGTGGCGAACTTCCTGCAGTACGTGAACAGCGGGCACTACGACGGCACGATCTTCCACCGCGTCATCAAGACCTTCATGATCCAGGGCGGCGGCTTCGAGCCGGGTCTGCGCCAGAAGCCGACCGGCACGCCGATCAAGAACGAGGCCCAGAACGGCCTCAAGAACGATCACTACACCGTGGCGATGGCCCGTACCTCGGACCCACACTCGGCCACCGCGCAGTTCTTCATCAACACCTCGACCAACGACTTCCTCAACCACACCGCGCCCGCCGGCCAGGGCTGGGGCTACGCGGTGTTCGGCAAGGTCGTCGAGGGCACCGAGACCGTCGACGCCATCGCGGCCGTTCAGACGGGCAACGCGAGTGGCCACCAGGACGTGCCGACGCAGGACGTGGTGATCGAGAAGGCCGAGGTCGTCGACTGA
- a CDS encoding ABC transporter ATP-binding protein, with protein MTAELEAVDLGKKYRRGWALRDCSFELPEGRIAALVGPNGAGKSTLMRLAVGLIPPTAGHVRVRDTVAFLGQDKPLYKGFTVAEMLRAGASMNAEWDNDYATRLVKEAGVPFDARIRTLSGGQRTRVALAVALGRRPKLILLDEPLSDLDPLARKDVMHALLAEVADTGMTVLLSSHVLADLEGVCDYLVLLAGGRIRLIGDVDDLLSEHRVLIGSKELAVPDVSVVDSRTTQRQTTLLARTTTVADGWDLHEPTLEELTLAYLRSAKEAA; from the coding sequence GTGACCGCTGAACTGGAAGCGGTGGACCTCGGCAAGAAGTACCGCCGGGGCTGGGCCTTGCGGGACTGCAGCTTCGAGCTGCCGGAGGGCCGGATCGCGGCGCTGGTCGGACCGAACGGCGCGGGCAAGAGCACGCTGATGCGGCTGGCCGTCGGGTTGATCCCGCCGACCGCGGGCCACGTGCGCGTACGCGACACCGTGGCGTTCCTCGGCCAGGACAAGCCGCTGTACAAGGGCTTCACCGTCGCGGAGATGCTGCGTGCGGGCGCGTCGATGAACGCCGAGTGGGACAACGACTACGCCACCCGGCTGGTCAAGGAGGCCGGGGTGCCGTTCGACGCGAGGATCCGCACCTTGTCCGGCGGGCAACGCACCCGGGTCGCCCTGGCGGTCGCGTTGGGACGCAGGCCGAAGCTGATCCTGCTCGACGAGCCACTGTCCGACTTGGACCCGTTGGCGCGCAAGGACGTCATGCACGCACTGCTGGCGGAGGTGGCGGACACCGGGATGACGGTGCTGCTGTCGTCACACGTGCTCGCCGACCTCGAAGGCGTCTGCGACTACCTGGTGCTGCTGGCCGGCGGCCGGATCCGGCTGATCGGCGACGTCGACGACCTGCTGTCGGAGCACCGGGTGCTGATCGGGTCCAAGGAACTGGCCGTGCCGGATGTGTCCGTTGTCGACAGCAGGACCACCCAACGGCAGACCACCCTGCTCGCCAGGACGACCACGGTCGCCGACGGGTGGGACCTGCACGAGCCGACGCTGGAAGAGCTCACGCTGGCGTACCTGCGTTCCGCGAAGGAGGCGGCGTGA
- a CDS encoding GntR family transcriptional regulator produces the protein MIEFRIDRRSGTATYQQIVDQTKHALRLGILRPGDRLPTAKEVVAATAINPNTVLKAYRELEREGLVEGKRGMGTFVSRSLAIPSVVAEGPLRDELTGWVSRARQAGLAREDVEALVKAALDENYKGDM, from the coding sequence GTGATCGAGTTCCGGATCGACCGCCGCTCCGGTACGGCCACCTACCAGCAGATCGTCGACCAGACCAAGCACGCGCTGCGCCTGGGAATCCTGCGGCCGGGGGATCGGCTGCCCACCGCCAAGGAAGTGGTGGCGGCCACCGCGATCAACCCGAACACCGTGCTCAAGGCCTACCGCGAGCTGGAACGCGAGGGCCTGGTCGAGGGCAAGCGGGGGATGGGCACGTTCGTGTCCCGCTCGCTGGCGATACCGAGCGTGGTCGCCGAAGGGCCGCTGCGGGACGAGCTCACCGGGTGGGTGAGCCGGGCGCGGCAGGCGGGTCTGGCGCGGGAGGACGTGGAAGCGCTGGTGAAGGCCGCGCTGGACGAGAACTACAAGGGGGACATGTGA
- a CDS encoding ABC transporter permease, producing the protein MIWVTWRQQRAQIRAVFGIVAVLSAVLVYIRSDAVSLLPDTAKVNDRYGMFLQYFQLLMLLLPSLIGMFVGAPLIAREVEHGTHVFGLTQSVSRTRWLVTKLAMAGGSLALAMFTLGLVTAWALAPLNYRSARMEPPIFEVQGLTVGVYALLAFAVGATAGLMLRNTLAAMVLTLAVCAVFIVVIGNAVRPHFAEPMTMHVPIETRTSMRVPDGSWSLSYGYLDASGRPIELDIDKCALAGRAFVECAQGQGAAEEFVRYHPADRFWQFQFIEFGLYILLSAGVLAAGAWASRRRLI; encoded by the coding sequence GTGATCTGGGTGACCTGGCGCCAGCAGCGCGCACAGATCCGCGCGGTGTTCGGCATCGTCGCAGTGCTCTCGGCAGTGCTGGTGTACATCCGGTCGGACGCGGTGTCCCTGCTGCCCGACACGGCGAAAGTCAATGACCGCTACGGAATGTTCCTGCAGTACTTCCAGCTCCTGATGCTGCTGCTGCCCTCGCTGATCGGCATGTTCGTCGGGGCACCGCTGATCGCCAGGGAGGTCGAGCACGGCACGCACGTGTTCGGGCTGACCCAGTCGGTGAGCCGGACCCGGTGGCTGGTCACGAAACTGGCGATGGCAGGCGGATCGCTGGCCCTGGCGATGTTCACCCTCGGCCTGGTGACGGCGTGGGCGTTGGCGCCGTTGAACTACCGGTCGGCCCGGATGGAACCGCCGATCTTCGAGGTCCAAGGGCTGACCGTCGGCGTCTACGCGTTGCTGGCGTTCGCCGTCGGCGCCACCGCGGGACTGATGCTGCGCAACACCCTGGCCGCCATGGTGCTCACGCTGGCGGTGTGCGCCGTGTTCATCGTCGTGATCGGCAACGCCGTGCGGCCGCACTTCGCCGAACCCATGACCATGCACGTACCGATCGAAACGCGCACCAGCATGAGGGTGCCCGACGGCTCGTGGTCACTGAGCTACGGCTATCTCGACGCGTCCGGCCGGCCGATCGAACTCGACATCGACAAGTGCGCACTGGCAGGCCGGGCATTCGTCGAGTGCGCACAGGGCCAAGGTGCCGCGGAGGAGTTCGTCCGCTACCACCCGGCTGACCGGTTCTGGCAGTTCCAGTTCATCGAGTTCGGGCTGTACATCCTGCTCAGCGCCGGTGTGCTCGCCGCCGGAGCGTGGGCGTCGCGGCGACGGCTGATCTAG
- a CDS encoding 1-acyl-sn-glycerol-3-phosphate acyltransferase, with the protein MGDVEAALDERDPEFIRRRLADTWPLVRRWFRAEVRGLDLIPDGPALVVGNHSGGNLTPDSVILALAYNEYTGAERPSYALTDDIGPTSTRSSFFRKFGAISPSPQHAKAAFDRDGVVLVYPGNNEVHRPSWQRHRIDLGGRLGWARLARDHNVPVVPAVAIGGQETALFLTRGETLARALRLDRLFGVRELPLSIALPWGLNVGDFFGHIPLPSKIVIQLLPPMTVGDDLDAAYHEITGRMQDTLTGLAAHRRFPVIG; encoded by the coding sequence GTGGGGGATGTCGAAGCAGCGTTGGACGAGCGTGATCCGGAGTTCATCCGCAGGCGCCTGGCCGACACGTGGCCGTTGGTGCGGCGGTGGTTCCGGGCGGAGGTGCGCGGGCTGGACCTGATCCCGGACGGTCCCGCGCTGGTGGTGGGCAACCACTCCGGCGGCAACCTCACGCCGGACTCGGTGATCCTCGCATTGGCCTACAACGAGTACACCGGCGCTGAACGGCCGTCGTACGCGCTGACCGACGACATCGGGCCCACGTCGACCCGCTCGTCGTTCTTCCGCAAGTTCGGCGCCATCAGCCCGAGCCCGCAGCACGCCAAGGCCGCGTTCGACCGCGACGGTGTCGTACTGGTCTACCCCGGCAACAACGAGGTCCACCGGCCGAGCTGGCAGCGGCATCGCATCGATCTCGGCGGCAGGCTCGGCTGGGCCAGGCTCGCGCGTGACCACAACGTCCCGGTCGTGCCCGCGGTCGCCATCGGCGGGCAGGAAACCGCGCTGTTCCTCACTCGCGGTGAGACGCTGGCGCGGGCACTGCGGCTGGACCGGCTGTTCGGCGTCCGTGAACTGCCGCTGTCGATCGCACTGCCGTGGGGCCTGAACGTGGGGGATTTCTTCGGGCACATCCCGCTGCCGTCCAAGATCGTCATCCAGCTGCTGCCGCCGATGACCGTCGGCGACGATCTCGACGCCGCCTACCACGAGATCACGGGGCGGATGCAGGACACACTGACCGGACTGGCCGCGCACCGGCGGTTCCCGGTGATCGGCTGA